The genome window ATTACACAGTGGAGCAAGTTGAAGAAGGAGTCGTTCTTACAGATATGGAATAGGGAGGGTCACAGGGACAGGCACCTTGTCCCAATGAATCCATTTTAATTTGTTTCGATTAATTTTTATAAGCAAAAAAAGACCAAGTGTCCTAAACACTCAGTCTAATTTAAAGTGGGACTCGGTGCCTGTCCCCTTGTCCCAAAAGGATTTGTCGCAAGTGCTATAAATAAGCCAATTCCATATTTCATCGCTTTCTCATCAGGCAAAAATCTTTCATTATGTAGCTTATGACTTCCACCCGCTTGATCCTGAACACCTAAAAAGATAAATGCACCTGGTACATGCTCTAAATAAAATGAGAAATCTTCACTGGCCATGCTTGGCTTTTCTAAATGCACCACAGCGTTTTGCCCGAATAACTTTTCTGCTAATCGACTGGCATGATCAACAAATTCTTCGGTGTTATTTGTAATTGGATAACCAGATTTATAATTGATTTTCGCTTCTAACCTTAGTGCATTAGCCATACCCTCTATTATTCTTTTAAAATCCTGAGACACTCTTTGTCTTGATTCTTTATTTATCGTTCGGACAGTCCCTTTAAAAACAGCACTTTCCGGCACAATATTAAAACCGTTTCCGGATTTTAATTCACCAATAGTAATAACAACAGAATCCAGGGGATCTGTTTCACGGCTTATTATCGATTGAAGTCCAGTAATTACTTGAGCACTCCCAACAATTGCGTCTATCCCTTGATGCGGTGCTGCACCATGACTAGCTTTTCCTTTTAAAGACACTTCAAATGAATCCATACTCGCCATTAAAGCGCCACTCTTGAAGCCAAATTGCCCAATGGGCAGTTCTGGCCAAACATGAAATCCGTAGATATAATCCACATCAGGATTTTTTAGGACATCTTCTTCAACCATACGTTTTCCACCTGCCAGCATTTCTTCTGCTGGTTGAAAGATAAATTTGATTGTACCGGAAATTTTTTCTCTAACTTGTGAGAGAGCATTCGCTGCCCCAAGCAACATTGCCATATGCATATCATGGCCACAGGCATGCATGACACCAGATTTCTTAGAAGCAAAAGATGTTCCTGTATTTTCTTGGATTGGCAATGCATCCATATCTGCTCTTAATGCAATAACAGGTCCCTTCTCCTTACCATGTAGAATGCCTACTAATCCGGTTTTGGCTATACCTGTTTTCACTTCTATCCCTAAATCGGTAAGATATTTTTTAATGACTGACAGGGTATGGTACTCTTCAAATCCAAGCTCAGGATTTTCATGAAACAATCTTCGCAAATTAACTGCATCATCGTAAACAATGGCAACTAAATCTTTTATCTCTTCCTGTGTTAAATTTGTTGAAAGCTGCAATATTTGAACCTCCCTTTTTAATGAATAGTCTTATAATAACAATTAATTAGATAGTAACATATTCATTAATATATCCCTATTAATTATGAATAATTTATGCAGCTTCCCAGCTTGTCTCTTTTCTAGATTAAAACAATCATATTGATGTACTCTATTCTATAACCTTCATTCATAGATACTTTTATCAACAATTTTTGTAAGCATCATGGACAGTAAATAACACACAATAGACGACTTAAAAAAATGTTGGTAAAGATTACAACAAGCAGTAACCTCTACCAACACTATAATCTGCTACTCTATTAATTCGGACTAACCAAAATCTTAGCCTGACTTTTATCTTCAGTTAGCAGCTCCAAGCCATCTTCCACAAGTTCATCTAGTTTTATTCTTCTTGTGATTACTTTTCTCACATCAAGCTTGCCTTCAGCAATGGATTTAATAACTGTTGGAAAATCATTTGCATATGCAAGACTAAATTCGATTTTTGCTTCTTTAAACAGCAATGCATTCGGATCGATAGAAACCTCTTTTGAAAATCCAGCAACTACTAACAGTGTCCCTTTCTTTCTAAGCGCTGCCAAGGCACTTGTAAATGTAGGCTGTGCTCCAGCAGCTTCAAAAGCAACCTCAACACCTTTTCCTGTTATAGCCATAATTTTTTCTTCAGCATTCTCTTCCATAGGATTAATTACATGTGTGGCACCCAATTCTTTTGCTTTTTCCAAACGTTCTTGAGAAATATCGACAACAAAGGTTTCTGCTGCCCCGGCAGCTTTTGCACATAATAACAAAAGAAGACCAATCGGACCTGCACCAAAGATTGCTGCAGACTCCCCAACCTTTAATCCGCTATTTCTGACAGCGTGAAAAGCAACAGCAGTTGGCTCTACTAGTGCACCTTCTTCAAGTGACATCGTTTCAGGCAGTTTATGAAAATGTTTTGCATCAGCAACAGCAAACTCTGCAAATCCACCATCATCACTCAAGCCCAAGAAGCCTACATTTGAAACCTCACAAAGATTATAATCCCCTTTACGGCAATATTCACATGCTCCACAATATAAAATTGGTTCGATTGCTACATTATCACCAATCGATACATTCGTGACACCTTCCCCAACCTCTGTTACAGTACCAGAAAATTCATGCCCTAAAACAAGCGGAACTTTTCGCTTCGAAATGGCATGTTCTTCATATGCTACACCTAATCCATGATGATATGCATGAAGATCACTTCCGCAAATGCCTGTCCAAGCCACTTTAACCTTCACTTTTCCTTTTGTTACCTCTGCTACCTCAACATCTTCAATTCTTACATCTTTTTCCCCGTATATAACTGCTGCTTTCATTCTTTCTTCCTCCCTTTGATAATTAGCTATTACACCTCTGTCTGCCATTATTTCACTATGTATGAGCAGACAGAATGGATATATGTTGGTCCTTTTATGTTTACGCTTTCATTATAACACTAGTTAAATAGTATTGGGTATTTATATGCTTTTAAATAAAAATGAAACTTAGATTGATTAATTTTATAAAGCCATTTAACTTCAATTTAATTACTTCTAATGAATTTTCTACTAATATTATTCGTCTATTTAATCGATAACGGGATGTAAATTTAAAAATCTTAACTAATTCTATTCAAATTCTATAGAAACAAAAACAGCCATAGGTTGATTTCTCTAACCTATCGCTGTTTTTTTATAATAATAAAATATAATTGCATTATGCTGCTGTATTTCTAACAGATTTGTTATCAGGTTGTGATGCATTTACCATTAAGAATATAGCGGAAAGAATATGCATAATCATGCCAACGACTGGAATCCAACCAACGCAGGATGTAATGATCCCTAAAATACTACCAACTGACTTACCTTCATCCTTTTTAGTTAATACTAATGTAATAATATGTAAGATTAACATTACCAATAGTGGGGTCCAATAAAGAGAAATGATGAATGCTCCACCAATTAATGGTATTGCTAAGAATGCTTCGAACGCTCCAGTTACCCATTTTAAAATTCTTGATACTGACAATTAATTTCACCTCCTATTAAAACTAAGCCTATAGTACCATAACCTTTTTACTAAGTCGATACATATTAAAAATATTAAAATAATCTTAATATATTCATTCAGGTTAAAGCAGGGTAGTTCCAAGTATCCCTTTCAGCAAAGGGGAACTATCCCTGCGTTCTTCAACCAACAAGACTCCACCTTAGACCACTAAAAATCCGGCTAATTTTCACATCAAAAAATCCCCCAAATAAGGCACTATCTACAAGTGCAACTTATCCAGGGGATTATTTTATATTACAACTCTTCTCCATTCGACTCTATAACATTCTTATATCAATCAAATGAGGCTTTCTTATATCGTTTCATTGATCCATTTCCCTCATTATCACGATCCACATAAATCATACCGTAGCGTTTTTTCATTTCTCCTGTTGTGAAGGATACGATATCGATGATTCCCCACGGGGTGTAACCGATTAGATCAATACCATCATACGTCACGGCTTTTTTCACTGCTTCGATATGTGATTTTAAATATGCAATTCTGTCAGTATCCTGGATAGAGTCATCCTCTTCCAAAGTATCAATAGCACCAAAACCATTTTCTACGATAAACAATGGAATTTGGTATCTATCATAAAAACGATTTAATGTATATCTTAATCCAGTCGGATCAATTGCCCAACCCCAATCACTAGATCTAATGAATGGATTTTCTACACTATGGGCAAATCCTCCATTAACGACATTATTACTATCATTTTCAATATCGCTTTTAACGGTTGTAGACATATAATAGCTGAAACCTAAATAATCTACTTTACCATTTCTTAAAATTTCCTCGTCACCGTCTTCAAACTTAATATTGAATCCTTCTCTTTCAAATTCTTTTAAAGCGTAATTTGGATAATAACCAGGAACTTGAACATCCGAGAAGAAATATCTTTGTCTCATTAATTCTTCGGCCAGCATGACGTCCTCTGGATTGGATGAATATGGATAAATTGGGACATGCGAAACCATTGCACCAATTTCAAAGTCAGGATTGATCGCTTTCCCCTTGGATACCGCTCTTGCACTTGCGAGTAATTCGTGATGACCTGCCTGATACATGACTTCCTTCGCGTCTTCTCCCTCTTTTACCAAAACACCAGAGTTTTTCCATAAGAAAATAGGATTATTCACATCCATTTTGTTATTGATTTCATTAAATGTCATCCAGTATTTAACCTTGTCTTTATAACGTTTTAAACCTCTGCAAATCTCACGAAGAAGTCCACCATTTTTCTGTTTCTGAAGCCACCGTATTCTCTCGCCAGATGAAGCCGCATTTCAAAGTGGGACAGTGTGATAATTGGTTCAATCCCATGCTTGATCAATTCGTCAAAGACATCATCATAGAATTGTAAACCTGCTTCATTCGGTTCCGCTTCATCAGCTTTAGGGAAAATTCTGCTCCATCCGATTGATGTTCGCAAGCATTTTAATCCCATTTCAGCAAATAAAGAGATAACTTCTTTATTACTCCATAACTGCTTCAGTGATAATCTTTAGATGATCGTTTCACCGCTAAATTTGCAGGAGCCTTTTGGTGATGGCAGTAACCAAAAGTTAGTAACCTAATTTTCCTCTTTCTTTGCGAATCCCAACAAATTTCCCTTTAATAATTTTTTAGCAATAATGATTATGTACTCCAGATTCTAACCCTGTCTAATTTAATAATAGACGAAATCACACTAAATTACTATAAATTATAAATATTCATTCTATTGGCTTATTGATTCAATCCTTTTAATAAATTATGATAAGTCTGAAAATAGTATTTACCCTTTTTTAATAAACTTCACGATATTCTTCATAAACCTCATCATGGAATTTAGCCTACATTATCCACTATCAATTCTAGTACAAGACTGACTAGTATTTTCCTAGCTGTAATTTCACCATCAATCTTTGTCATTAAGAGTATCTGGTCAATTTATTGTTTGTTCTCATCCTTATGGATGTAACAATAATTACTTAGTTGAGCTCCCAGTTACAACTTGGAAAGACATAGTAAATCCGGACTCTCAATTAAGAAGAGAGGAGGTGAAGCATATGACTGCTGCTGTAAATAAGTCATCCTTAGTTTTATACACTGCATTATTGTATTTTATTAATAGAGTTATAAATGTACATCAAGAAATAGCTTCTTCTAATAATGTGCAAAAAAACGCAGGCTGGTGGGTTGTTGTATACCTAATTGTTGCTATTGTGGGTATAGCCTTACTAATGTGGGTGTGTCAAACATATGGTAATGGTGCCAAATATGGTGGAGATTTTAAATTAGGGCCATTATCACTTTCTGTATATTGTAAGTAAAAATGTTCAGGCTTAGGATTGTCCAGTAATCCTAAGCCTGAAGTAAAATTCCACTTATGCCTCTCACATTATCTACATAAGACACTATGGTTAGGCTTTTAGGGGGAAGAGAAAAAATAGGATGCAGATCTGCCCTGCATCTACTATTAAGCTAAGCGAGGTTCTTCAGATGCTGAGAAATTAAAGTAGCATTGTAAACTTGCTTCGAGGAGCGTAAATATGATCTCTTTATATATTAAACATAAAAAATATAATTCTTTTGAACTTGCTGATATTCCAATAAACATAAAGCCTGGTACGATTAATCTCCTTTTAGGTCATAATGGAGCTGGTAAAACAACAATTATTAAATCGTTGTTTGGACTTACAGAATTTGAAGGAGATCTTAATTTAAATAACCGTAAAATATCATTTGAGTCTCTAGAGGATGTCGATTTTTTTAAAAGTCAAATTGCCTACTTACCAGATAATATTTCCCTATTAGATTATTTAACTCCAACAGAATACTTTCAGTTAATAAAATATACTAGCGACAGCGTAACAAGTGATACTTATTTAAATCATTTGATCCAAATTTTTAATCTTGATAAATATTTAAATGTGCCTATCAGGAATCTCTCACACGGAAATAAAAAGAAAACCCAGATCGTTTCGCAATTATCGAGAAAAACTAATTTTATGGTTTTTGATGAACCTACGAACGGGTTGGACCCAGATATGATAATTACCTTAAAAAGAGTATTAGAGAAGTTAAAAGCCCAAGGTGTAGGAGTGTTAATTTCCACACATGACTTAAATTTCGGTAAAGGTATATTTGATAATATCATTATATTAAGAGACGGATCGATAAAATTAAATAATACGAAAGAAGAAGTGAAAAGTAAATTTGGCAATATTTTGTTAGAGGATTTATATACACAGGTAAATAAAGATTATTATAAGTATATTGAGGGGTTGCTAGATGAACTTAATATATCAAGCAGTTAAAAGAGTAGAAATTTCCAGATTTACAGCAAATATAAAAAACCTTTTAATTAAAAATCTGTCCCACTCTATCTTACTGTCATTAGGCCTATTGGTTATCTATGTGATAAGCGGAGCGCTAACAATCCAGATGATAATAAATATGGAGTTAGATTTAAATGAAATTTATATAAATATGGTTAAGGTTAGCATAATATTTAGTACTTTTTTTGTAATAATGTCAAGAAATAGTTTTAAAGCAGATGAATTTGTGTTTTTCTATTTAAATACAAAAATAAAAGCCCACCAAATTATTTTTAGCAGAATCCTTTTACCTTTCACTTTTTATTTTTTTGTTCTGGTTTTAATAGCGGTACCGATAATGGTAGGTATACTTGTAAAAGGTTACACTGTTAATCTTTTTTACGTATTATTATTACTTATGTCATTTACAATTAGTTACTTTTTATCATTTACTTTATGGATGGTCATTAACATTTTTACAATAAAATTAACGGGTGTGAAAGAAAAGTTTTGGTTAAATACATTAATTAAAATAACGATAATTGCTGGAATAATTTATTTGATTGATTTTCTTGGAACATTTTTAGTGGGAAGAGATTTACCGCATGTACTTGCAGTTTTATTACTTAGTATTGCGATTACGTATTTTTTTGTACGATTTTCATTAGAATTTCTCACTAAAACATTTATGCAAAAGGATGCTGGTAACCTTTCACAAAAATATACAAGTAAGAATTTAAATTATAAGAATAAGTTTCTGCTTCAAAGTAAATTAGAAACAATCCATTTTTTTCGTGATCAAGTGTTTAAAGAGCAAAGTTTTTTCTTCATCATTTTATTAGTTATTGTTATTTGTCTCTATTATTATTTAGATTTAGTTAATTTTACGATGATTTATTCAGTGGTAATAAACTTTGGTCTAAAAGAAATCATTTTATTATTGCCCTTAAGTATTGGTATTCATTTTAGAAAATATAAGGAAGCAATCTATACGTTGAATGTTGGGAAATACCACTATTTCCTTTCAAGAATATTTTTCATTTATATTTTAAACTGTCTCACATACTTCTTATTTATAACAATTAGTTACTTTCTAACTGGAATGGAGGTATTTGGGATACTTGAAACTTTCATCATTATAGGGTTTGTAACAATGGTATCAACAATGGTAAGTTTCGTAATTGAAATTACTGAATTAAACAAGATATATATACTCATCTTTCTTCTGCTAGTCGTAAATATTTTTGACATTTTAATAAAACAACTATTCAATAACCAGATACTTGTACAGTTTACTTATATATCTCTCTCAGTAATAATGTTCTTAATCATTGAAACTATTTATTTAAGGAGACCAATATTGAAATGAGCTTATTAACGTTTATGGTTATTTTAATTTTAGCTACATTACTTGTTCTTATAGTTCATGAAATAGGTCATATTATTCCTATAATACTATTTAATGTCTTAGAAAAAAGACCGTTCTATTATTTCAGTATAGAAATTAATGCAAAGTACTTTTATGTTATTCATGAAAAATTTAATAAACATTATAAAAATTTAATAGTTGCTATCTGTGGTTCTTTATTTCCGATCTTGTTATCCATGATAATGGTTACTATTATTGATAATCAATTTACTAATTTAGTTACATTATTTTCTTTTGGGAATCTATTAATGCTTCATCCTAAATTACCTGATGGAAGGAACATAATAAATATATTAAAAGAAATGAGGGAGCATAATGGCAAAAGTATTTAAAGCTATTTCGAGTGGCCTAAGTGTAACATTCTTATACGTAATGGCAGTATTTATTGCACCTATTATTCTAATGTTATTAGGTTTTTCAAATTTAATAGCAGCCCCAACACTATTTGGGCTCAAATTATACAACATCGAGGTCAAAGATACGGTATTTACTACAGAAGCAACCTTTTTTGGGTGTTTATTAGCCTTTATTGTGGGATTAATTATTCATTTTACAATAAAGTTTTTATTGGGATTAAGGAAGACAGTTTCTGAAGGAAGCAATTGAAGCAAGGGGAAGTGTAAAAATTATTGTGCAAATGACGATTAAGAAGGAAGGCCTTTTCCTGGTAAAAAATAGTCATACAAGAGGTCTTCCCTATACCGATTTACAGCAGAAAATCGTGTATGCACTAGAAAACAAGATATTACTGAAGTTTTTCGTAATTATCTAGAGTAAATCAAGTTATTTAACTTTTGACTAATTAGCTAACTGTGTTTCTAAATATGGGGCTGGCGCATTTTTGATAATAAATTCGCATCCCCTCCTCTTCTTCTTGAGAAGGTTCATCGCATATGTAATAATACTTTTCATAATTAAACTGCACCTCCAATTGATAGTTTGTTAACAATTAGAGGTGCAGATCAGTTCTATTTTAGTTTATTAAAATGTTATGGCAATAACTTTCTTAATGCATTTTCTACATCTTTACTTACTGCTACTTCTCCACCAAAGATGGAAAGACTATCTGCTTTTTGATTCTTTAAATAGTTTGATAGAGCAGTTGGAACTTGGTTATGCACCAATAATATTGTACTTTCGTTCTTCGCAGCGAGTACTGCTCCAGTTAATGCATCGGCATAGTTCTTCCCTGTTGCTACATACAAATGCTTGCTTTCTACTCCGAAATGCTCAGAGATCGCAATATTTGTGTCATAACGGCTGCGACCACTTAATCGAGTCGTTTTAGGAAGCTGTGCTTCAACTTTTTTCGAAACAGCAATTTCTCCACCAACTACTATTGTTTCCTTCGCCCCAAGCTGTTTAATTTTAGCTTTTGTTGCATCTGGCAGTTTATTAGCCTGTGTTAATAGAATTGGCATCCCATTCTTCGCTGCGTGTGATGCAACAGATAATGCATCCGGGAAGTCCATTCCATTTGCAACTACTACTTTTCCAGTGCCCTTAGGTGCGACTTCAGCAGCGATTACTGCAGCTGTATCGTATCTTGAATGTCCGAAAATGCGTCGTACTTTAAGCCCCGACTTTTCCAGTGTATTTGAAACAGCTTTACTCACCGCTACTTCTCCACCGAGGATTACAACGTTCTTCGCGCCGAGTCGTTTAATTTCTTTCAATGAATTATCCCAAAGCTTATAACCAGGGGTCATTAGAATTGGTGCATCTAATTTATGTGCAAGTGGCACCCCTGCTAATGCGTCTGCAAAATTATCCCCACGTGTGATGATAACCGTTTCCACAGATGTCCAACCACGTTGGCTAATTTCGATTGCAGTATCATATCTGGAATATCCAGATATACGGTCTAATTGCGCTTGAACGACTACTTTAGCTGCAGTACTCACATTTCCAGCCTTATCTGTAGCTTTTACTGTTATTTCTTGGCCTGCTTTTTGTTTTGCAATTCTCATTTCAAATGTTCCATCTGCTTTAGCAGTCGCAGTCCCAATCTCTTTGCTAGAAACTTTTGCGGTCAACTGAGAGCCTGATTCTGCTTTCCCAGTTAGTTCCGTTGATTGATCGGTTATAGCGTCAACTACTGGTGCTTCAG of Oceanobacillus zhaokaii contains these proteins:
- a CDS encoding ATP-binding cassette domain-containing protein gives rise to the protein MISLYIKHKKYNSFELADIPINIKPGTINLLLGHNGAGKTTIIKSLFGLTEFEGDLNLNNRKISFESLEDVDFFKSQIAYLPDNISLLDYLTPTEYFQLIKYTSDSVTSDTYLNHLIQIFNLDKYLNVPIRNLSHGNKKKTQIVSQLSRKTNFMVFDEPTNGLDPDMIITLKRVLEKLKAQGVGVLISTHDLNFGKGIFDNIIILRDGSIKLNNTKEEVKSKFGNILLEDLYTQVNKDYYKYIEGLLDELNISSS
- a CDS encoding M20 metallopeptidase family protein; the protein is MQLSTNLTQEEIKDLVAIVYDDAVNLRRLFHENPELGFEEYHTLSVIKKYLTDLGIEVKTGIAKTGLVGILHGKEKGPVIALRADMDALPIQENTGTSFASKKSGVMHACGHDMHMAMLLGAANALSQVREKISGTIKFIFQPAEEMLAGGKRMVEEDVLKNPDVDYIYGFHVWPELPIGQFGFKSGALMASMDSFEVSLKGKASHGAAPHQGIDAIVGSAQVITGLQSIISRETDPLDSVVITIGELKSGNGFNIVPESAVFKGTVRTINKESRQRVSQDFKRIIEGMANALRLEAKINYKSGYPITNNTEEFVDHASRLAEKLFGQNAVVHLEKPSMASEDFSFYLEHVPGAFIFLGVQDQAGGSHKLHNERFLPDEKAMKYGIGLFIALATNPFGTRGQAPSPTLN
- a CDS encoding 2,3-butanediol dehydrogenase, whose translation is MKAAVIYGEKDVRIEDVEVAEVTKGKVKVKVAWTGICGSDLHAYHHGLGVAYEEHAISKRKVPLVLGHEFSGTVTEVGEGVTNVSIGDNVAIEPILYCGACEYCRKGDYNLCEVSNVGFLGLSDDGGFAEFAVADAKHFHKLPETMSLEEGALVEPTAVAFHAVRNSGLKVGESAAIFGAGPIGLLLLLCAKAAGAAETFVVDISQERLEKAKELGATHVINPMEENAEEKIMAITGKGVEVAFEAAGAQPTFTSALAALRKKGTLLVVAGFSKEVSIDPNALLFKEAKIEFSLAYANDFPTVIKSIAEGKLDVRKVITRRIKLDELVEDGLELLTEDKSQAKILVSPN